Proteins encoded within one genomic window of Geotalea daltonii FRC-32:
- a CDS encoding two-component system sensor histidine kinase NtrB → MDVFKTLGKYHGEIVDVWVGRMLSDRSAPYHREAEANLRPLVSQATAAYSLVLDGGGWDELDAFITFIARRRLAQGYKLSDVQKAFMLYQQVVTPFIIRNARDDERDEAIARLGSCISQTVGKFSDFFQGLHEEYMRQQTVVLEKEVAKRTRELSESESKYKALVEDIRDGYYVLHDGVVVFANSAFCAMHGRPMKEIVGIPFLELVAPESRGDVERSSEQSRTSQSTSLVEYFRLQSNGRKLPTEALAKISSYEGKAASLGICRDISERKELEQKTREAETLNALAQQAASLAHDIRNPLTAIKMNVQMLAAELDGNPTHHRLLEISRKEVESIERSVLEMMHLARPFRLNREIVLLRPFIQDCVDALRTRMEHKGVKASLRLSPKLDRLRIDPHRIEQTLVNLLFNAIEAVPRGGHIFVTSGRVEHQGSQWGTICVADNGPGIPAELLPYYFDEKQKRRIGLGLDNVKKVIEAHGGVVEVGIRRPRGLRVCLRLPQEQ, encoded by the coding sequence ATGGACGTTTTCAAAACACTGGGGAAATACCACGGGGAGATCGTCGATGTGTGGGTCGGCAGGATGCTTTCCGACCGGTCAGCGCCCTATCATCGCGAAGCGGAGGCGAATCTCCGGCCGTTGGTCAGTCAGGCGACTGCTGCGTATAGCCTGGTTCTCGACGGAGGGGGCTGGGACGAGCTCGATGCCTTCATCACCTTTATCGCGCGCAGGAGGCTTGCCCAGGGATACAAACTGTCCGACGTGCAAAAGGCTTTCATGCTCTATCAGCAGGTGGTGACGCCCTTTATCATCAGGAATGCCCGGGATGACGAGCGGGACGAGGCCATCGCCCGGTTGGGGAGTTGTATTTCCCAGACGGTGGGAAAATTCAGCGATTTTTTCCAGGGGCTCCATGAAGAGTATATGCGGCAGCAGACCGTCGTGCTGGAAAAGGAAGTAGCCAAAAGGACACGGGAACTGTCGGAATCGGAGAGCAAGTACAAGGCCCTGGTGGAGGACATCCGTGACGGCTATTACGTTCTCCACGACGGGGTGGTGGTCTTCGCCAACAGTGCCTTTTGCGCCATGCATGGCCGTCCCATGAAGGAAATCGTGGGAATACCGTTTCTTGAGCTGGTCGCCCCGGAATCGAGGGGGGATGTGGAGCGTTCCTCCGAACAATCACGTACCAGCCAGTCGACCAGTCTTGTGGAGTATTTCCGCCTGCAGTCGAACGGCAGGAAACTGCCGACCGAGGCGCTCGCCAAGATTTCCTCCTACGAGGGGAAGGCGGCCAGCCTGGGGATCTGCCGTGATATCAGCGAGCGCAAGGAACTGGAGCAGAAAACAAGGGAGGCGGAGACGCTCAATGCCCTCGCCCAGCAGGCAGCCTCCCTGGCCCACGACATCCGCAATCCATTGACCGCCATCAAGATGAATGTGCAGATGCTGGCAGCGGAACTCGATGGCAATCCCACCCATCATCGTCTGCTGGAGATCTCCCGCAAAGAGGTGGAGAGCATTGAACGTTCGGTGCTGGAGATGATGCATCTCGCCCGGCCATTCCGCCTGAACCGGGAAATCGTGCTCCTGCGACCCTTCATCCAGGACTGCGTGGACGCGCTCCGGACGCGCATGGAGCATAAGGGGGTAAAGGCCTCCCTGCGGCTGAGCCCGAAGCTGGACCGATTGCGAATCGACCCCCACCGTATCGAGCAGACCCTGGTGAATCTTCTTTTCAATGCCATCGAGGCAGTGCCACGAGGGGGGCATATCTTCGTCACCTCAGGGCGGGTTGAGCACCAGGGGAGCCAGTGGGGAACTATCTGCGTCGCCGACAACGGGCCCGGCATCCCCGCGGAACTCCTGCCCTACTACTTCGACGAGAAGCAGAAACGGCGCATCGGCCTGGGATTGGATAATGTGAAGAAAGTCATTGAAGCGCACGGCGGGGTAGTGGAAGTCGGCATCCGTCGGC
- a CDS encoding (2,3-dihydroxybenzoyl)adenylate synthase, with translation MIKNGFTEWPEDFAQAYRDAGYWRDQTIGEVLAERFARFADRTALIAEDGAHYTYADLDRLSTRLALHFKNLGLQPYDRVIHQIPNGPVSVLTFLGLLKAGAVPVMTLPPHREAEIGHFARLSGARGYAIASQVREFDFQALAGTVQEQNPSLEFVLVTGGMPGPGYQSIDAMLLDPIEERAGSTSLPRPDPDFPAVLLLSGGTTGIPKLIPRTHNDYAYNFLRCAEVCGLDGETSVLVAVPQAHNFALACPGLLGTLATGGCELLSANTATEQLMKLIETHRLTHFIAVPTMILGLLDHPERGKYDLSSLRMILTGGSKLNPEVALRLRPELGCDVLQVLGMAEGPLYWTRLEDPDDVRLHTQGRPQSPGDEFRIVDPESGKEVAPGEVGELWCRGPHTIRGYYRADEHNTRAFSSDGFYKSGDLVRLHESGNIVVEGRNKDCINRGGEKISAEEIENHLIAHGSVLNCAVVAMPDAIFGEKCCAFVVPAPGASLTLEGLCDFLIKERKIARFKLPERLETLDALPLTNVGKINKKALREIIVQLQQAA, from the coding sequence ATGATAAAAAATGGTTTTACTGAATGGCCGGAGGATTTCGCGCAAGCGTACCGGGATGCCGGTTACTGGCGAGACCAGACAATCGGCGAGGTGCTTGCAGAACGCTTCGCACGTTTCGCGGACAGAACCGCACTTATCGCTGAAGACGGGGCACACTATACCTATGCCGATCTGGACCGGCTTTCCACCCGCCTTGCCCTGCATTTCAAAAACCTGGGACTCCAACCATACGATCGGGTCATCCACCAGATCCCCAACGGCCCGGTAAGCGTCCTGACTTTTCTCGGGCTGCTCAAGGCGGGCGCCGTACCGGTGATGACACTGCCCCCCCACCGGGAAGCGGAGATCGGCCACTTTGCCCGGCTTTCCGGGGCGCGTGGCTACGCCATAGCCAGCCAGGTGCGTGAGTTCGACTTCCAGGCCCTGGCCGGCACGGTGCAGGAACAGAATCCGTCCCTGGAATTTGTACTGGTAACCGGCGGCATGCCCGGTCCCGGCTATCAGTCCATCGATGCCATGCTGCTCGACCCCATCGAGGAACGGGCAGGCAGTACCAGCCTGCCGCGACCCGATCCGGATTTTCCTGCCGTGCTGCTCCTGTCCGGTGGGACCACCGGCATTCCAAAGCTCATACCGAGAACCCACAACGACTATGCGTACAACTTTCTTCGCTGCGCCGAAGTATGCGGGCTTGACGGGGAGACCTCCGTACTCGTCGCCGTGCCGCAGGCACACAATTTTGCCCTTGCCTGCCCGGGGCTGTTGGGCACCCTTGCCACCGGCGGCTGCGAACTGCTGTCGGCAAACACCGCTACCGAACAGCTCATGAAGCTGATAGAGACGCACCGGTTGACCCATTTCATTGCCGTGCCGACGATGATTCTCGGCCTCCTCGACCATCCCGAGCGTGGCAAGTACGACCTCTCCTCCCTGCGGATGATCCTCACCGGCGGCTCGAAACTCAACCCGGAAGTGGCCCTGCGTCTGCGTCCGGAACTGGGATGTGACGTCCTGCAGGTCCTGGGCATGGCAGAAGGACCTCTCTATTGGACACGTCTGGAAGACCCGGACGACGTGCGGCTGCATACCCAGGGCCGCCCCCAGTCCCCCGGCGACGAATTCCGTATCGTTGACCCGGAGAGCGGCAAAGAGGTGGCGCCGGGAGAAGTGGGAGAGCTCTGGTGCCGAGGACCCCACACGATCCGTGGCTATTATCGCGCCGACGAGCACAATACGCGGGCCTTCAGCTCCGACGGATTCTACAAGTCGGGAGACCTGGTGCGGCTGCACGAAAGCGGCAACATCGTTGTCGAGGGACGGAACAAGGACTGCATCAACCGGGGAGGGGAAAAGATCAGCGCCGAAGAGATCGAAAACCATCTCATCGCCCATGGGTCGGTGCTCAATTGTGCGGTCGTCGCCATGCCGGATGCCATTTTCGGTGAAAAATGCTGTGCCTTTGTCGTCCCCGCTCCGGGCGCTTCCCTGACCCTGGAGGGTCTGTGCGACTTTCTCATCAAGGAAAGAAAGATCGCCCGGTTCAAGCTTCCGGAGCGGTTGGAAACCTTGGACGCCCTTCCCCTGACAAACGTGGGCAAGATCAATAAAAAAGCCCTGCGTGAGATCATCGTGCAACTTCAGCAGGCTGCGTGA
- a CDS encoding MFS transporter gives MTTNAQTKPSVSFTQWCDSLSFNRFHAMVMALAALILVFDGYDAQIIAYVMPQLVKEWHLTPVEAGSMASYGFIGLMIGAAGFGTFADRLGRKKGVMIALVVFSVFSGAAYWAPNFKVFCLLRFLAGIGMGGAMPLTITLVTEFAPAKARAKAVSAMFAGFTLGWGVAALVAMVGIPALGWRMVLLFGFLPVLILPLLQKALPESVRFLASKGRHEEAILEIQRMEKAAGLPPAAWTKESFQTGPVEPGSSLTQLFSPGFSFMTPLIWATYFLNLLVVYGLATWLPSLLVKAGFSLVKSYSFGMVQAIGASLGGFLLGWMMDRFGRKSALIFAYMAGGVVVALFGTVSSNTALYIIGAATGVFVIGAQIAQHVVTGELYPTSIRSTGVGYALTAGRLGSIAGPLLGGALQMAGVTFSQYFLIFAVPSFLCAGLVYLYRVNVKDEGLETVHERLVSVEE, from the coding sequence ATGACAACAAACGCGCAGACAAAACCCTCCGTAAGCTTTACCCAATGGTGCGACAGCTTGTCGTTCAACAGGTTTCACGCCATGGTCATGGCACTCGCCGCCCTGATCCTGGTCTTCGACGGTTACGACGCCCAGATCATCGCCTATGTCATGCCGCAACTGGTCAAGGAATGGCACCTGACCCCGGTGGAGGCTGGTTCCATGGCCTCCTACGGTTTCATCGGTCTCATGATCGGCGCGGCCGGCTTCGGCACCTTCGCCGACAGGCTTGGCCGCAAGAAGGGAGTGATGATCGCCTTGGTCGTATTCTCCGTCTTCAGCGGGGCGGCTTACTGGGCGCCCAATTTCAAGGTGTTCTGTCTCCTTCGTTTTCTCGCCGGCATCGGCATGGGGGGCGCGATGCCCCTGACCATTACGCTGGTGACGGAATTCGCCCCTGCCAAGGCACGGGCCAAGGCGGTAAGCGCCATGTTTGCCGGATTTACCCTGGGATGGGGCGTTGCGGCACTGGTGGCCATGGTCGGCATACCTGCCTTGGGATGGCGGATGGTGCTTCTTTTCGGTTTTCTGCCGGTGCTTATTCTTCCCCTTCTGCAGAAGGCCCTGCCGGAGTCGGTGCGCTTCCTGGCATCGAAAGGGCGTCACGAGGAGGCGATACTTGAAATACAGCGGATGGAAAAAGCCGCAGGACTGCCACCGGCTGCGTGGACCAAGGAGTCGTTTCAAACCGGACCGGTGGAGCCAGGCAGCAGCCTGACCCAGCTTTTCTCTCCCGGATTTTCATTCATGACACCGCTCATCTGGGCAACTTACTTCCTGAACCTCCTGGTGGTCTACGGGCTGGCTACCTGGCTCCCATCGCTTCTCGTCAAGGCAGGGTTTTCCCTGGTCAAGAGTTACAGTTTCGGCATGGTCCAGGCAATAGGCGCTTCCCTCGGCGGCTTTCTTCTCGGCTGGATGATGGACCGATTCGGCCGGAAGAGCGCTCTGATCTTTGCCTACATGGCCGGAGGGGTTGTCGTAGCCCTGTTCGGCACAGTATCGAGCAATACGGCCTTGTATATCATCGGCGCAGCAACGGGTGTCTTCGTCATCGGAGCGCAAATAGCCCAACATGTGGTGACCGGCGAACTCTATCCGACCAGCATCCGTTCCACCGGGGTTGGCTATGCCCTCACCGCGGGCCGTCTCGGTTCGATTGCAGGCCCCTTGCTGGGCGGAGCGCTCCAGATGGCCGGCGTTACCTTCAGCCAATACTTCCTGATCTTCGCGGTTCCCAGCTTCCTGTGCGCCGGACTGGTCTATTTGTATCGGGTCAATGTGAAAGACGAAGGACTTGAAACAGTCCATGAAAGACTGGTATCCGTTGAGGAGTAG
- a CDS encoding IclR family transcriptional regulator translates to MLLQGETPGDWQEGRQVPMTENNSPTKIKEDEKYNIRAIERALSVLEAFSIERRKLSLDELTKLIGLSKPTVFRILSTLQSRKFIYLDKGDGRYRLGSVFLTLASAVHGSSGLGAIARPHLTTLRNSTQATVLLGALLEDHLVYLDKTEGRGPVRLANDIGWRRDPAHYGMLGMTLMAFLDPAEAERLLDEFPLAPYTEKSLNDRLLFLKRLDDIRRLGYALEFEEAIDGVWGVAAPVLNAAGEIIAAVGAALSMSACSDERIADTINSVTACAGAISSDLGHRR, encoded by the coding sequence ATGCTATTACAAGGGGAAACGCCGGGTGACTGGCAGGAAGGTCGACAGGTGCCGATGACCGAAAACAACTCCCCCACCAAGATCAAGGAAGACGAAAAATACAACATTCGCGCCATCGAGCGCGCCCTTTCAGTGCTGGAAGCCTTTTCCATCGAGCGCCGCAAGCTCTCCCTCGATGAACTCACCAAGCTGATCGGGCTTTCCAAACCCACCGTCTTTCGCATCCTTTCTACATTGCAGAGCAGGAAATTTATTTATCTGGACAAAGGCGACGGGCGCTATCGGCTGGGCTCTGTTTTTCTCACCCTCGCCTCTGCGGTCCACGGTTCATCCGGTCTCGGCGCCATTGCCCGCCCGCATCTGACCACATTGCGCAATTCCACACAGGCGACGGTCCTTCTTGGCGCCCTCCTGGAGGATCACCTTGTCTATCTGGACAAGACCGAGGGACGCGGGCCGGTCCGCCTGGCCAACGACATCGGCTGGCGGCGCGATCCTGCCCATTACGGCATGCTGGGCATGACGCTCATGGCCTTCCTTGATCCCGCCGAGGCCGAACGTCTGCTGGATGAGTTTCCCCTTGCTCCGTATACCGAAAAATCCCTGAATGATCGGCTGCTCTTCCTTAAACGCCTTGATGACATACGGCGGCTCGGTTATGCCCTGGAGTTCGAGGAGGCGATAGATGGCGTCTGGGGCGTCGCCGCTCCGGTTTTGAATGCGGCAGGAGAGATCATCGCTGCCGTCGGGGCTGCCCTGTCCATGTCTGCCTGCAGCGACGAACGCATTGCCGATACCATTAACAGCGTCACCGCCTGTGCCGGGGCTATTTCTTCGGATCTTGGCCACAGGCGATAA